From a single Phalacrocorax carbo chromosome 10, bPhaCar2.1, whole genome shotgun sequence genomic region:
- the MRPS34 gene encoding small ribosomal subunit protein mS34 — protein MARKKLHRPIAAMAKKIREYRALKNRPRESQRFSLDYETMRRPLTQKRLPVRAWEDARNENRLFALLCRLPRFGLGRTVTRKSWLWAHDEPCYWVVTKAKADYTAENMDHGRAWGYLTFRGKTEEKVREIDKVMYHDWRLVPKHEEEAFKKFTPVPEETIRYLPYPPLLRAMILAQWQKEGKPITEEPMIDLKKGTASPPQGAKKKVTGTPV, from the exons ATGGCTCGCAAGAAGCTACACCGGCCTATCGCCGCCATGGCCAAGAAAATCCGCGAGTACCGGGCGCTGAAGAACCGGCCGCGGGAGTCGCAGCGCTTCTCCCTGGACTACGAGACGATGCGGCGGCCCCTGACGCAGAAGCGGCTGCCGGTGCGGGCCTGGGAGGACGCGCGGAACGAGAACCGGCTCTTCGCCCTGCTCTGCCGCCTGCCGCGCTTCGGCCTGGGCCGCACCGTCACCCGCAAGTCCTGGCTGTGGGCGCACGACGAGCCCTGCTACTGGGTGGTCACCAAGGCGAAGGCGGACTACACGGCCGAG AACATGGATCATGGAAGAGCCTGGGGCTACCTGACCTTCAGAG gcaaaactgaagaaaaagtgaGAGAGATCGACAAAGTCATGTACCATGACTGGCGTTTGGTGCCAAAGCACGAGGAGGAAGCCTTCAAGAAATTCACCCCAGTGCCAGAGGAGACCATTCGGTACCTTCCATACCCACCTCTGCTCCGAGCCATGATCCTTGCGCAGtggcagaaagagggaaaaccGATCACAGAGGAGCCAATGATCGATCTGAAGAAGGGCACGGCCTCTCCCCCTCAGGgtgcaaagaaaaaagttacaggGACACCAGTATAA